From the genome of Methanothrix soehngenii GP6:
GACCAACACCTACATGGGCTTCAAGAGCCTTCCCCGGGTGTATGTCGAGTCAGCAAAGGTTCTGGGTGCAACCAAAGATCTCGATCTGATCAGGTATGTTGCTCTGCCCTACTCTCTGCCCTCCATTGCAGCAGGCATAAGGATTGCCATGGGAATTGCCTGGATGTGCCTTGTCGCCGCCGAGATGTTCGGGGTCAGCAAGAATGGCCTGGGATTCAAGATCTGGGACTCCTATGGCCACTACCGGATGGACGAGGTATTCATGTACATGATCGTCCTGGGTCTCCTGGGCCTGGCTATAGATCGTACCTTCCGCTATGTGGTGGAGGAGAGAATGCTCAAGTGGCAGGTGGGCCTGACTCAGTAGGCCAAAGAATCAGGGGAGAGGAAGCCACCTCCTCCATCTGGCCATTTGGGCTTATTTTCCAATTGGGCTGCAGTGCAAAGCATTAATATGACAGTGCACCTCTTTAATTTGTGGAACTGCCTTAAAAGCTTGTCAATGAAACGGCATTCGAGGAAATGACATGAAGAGAAACATCAAGGTTGAACGCCTCAATCAAAGGCCTTTGGAGCAGCAGGAGATAGAGCTGGTAGAGCGCAAGGGAATAGGCCATCCGGACAGCGTAGCAGATGGCCTCGCAGAGTCCATCAGTCGGGCTCTATGCCAGGAGTACCTTGATAGATTTGGAGCGGTGCTGCACCACAACACTGATAAAACCCAGATAGTGGCTGGAAGGTCTAAACCGGCATTTGGAGGCGGCGAGGTCATCTGCCCGCTGTATATTCTGCTCACCGGCAGGGCCACAAGGGTCTTCAAGGAGGAGGAGATCCCGGTGGACACCATTGCCATCAAAGCGGCGCGCAAGCTCCTTGTTGAGTCCCTCTCCAATTTGGATGTCAACAACCACGTCATCCTCGATGCGAAGATAGGGATGGGCTCCTCTGATCTGCGCGACGTCTTCGGTCGGAAGGTCCCCTCCGCCAATGATACCTCCTTTGGCGTTGGCTATGCCCCCCTCTCCCAGACGGAGAATATCGTCTATAACACTGAGCGAGAACTGATGAATCTCAAGAAGAGCATTCCCGCCATTGGCGAAGACATCAAGGTCATGGGCATGCGCCAGGGAGATGAAATCAACCTCACCATCGCCTGCGCCCTGGTGGACAGGTATGTGGCTAACATGAAAGAGTATGCAGACACGAAAAGGGAAATTGTCGAGCATGTGATTGATTTCGCCAAGCAGTTCACCTCCCGCAGGGTATTTGCCCAGATGAATGTGGCGGACAACATCGAAGAGGGATCGGTCTACATCACAGTCACTGGAACCTCAGCGGAGATGGGAGACGACGGTGCAGTGGGCCGGGGCAACCGGGCCAATGGCCTCATCACTCCCAACCGGCCCATGAGCCTGGAGGCGACCTGCGGAAAGAACCCCATCAACCACGTTGGAAAGATCTATAACCTCCTGTCCATCGAGGCAGCAAAACAGATCGCCGCCGAGGTCCAGGGAATCGAAGAGGTCTACATTAAGATCCTATCACAGATAGGAAAGCCCATCGACGAGCCCCATATCGCCAGCGTGCAGATCGTCCCCAAGGAAGGAGTGGACATAAAGTCATTGCAGGATGGGGCCACAGAGATTCTGGACGAGTGGCTGGGGAGTATACCAAAGCTGCAGCAGATGCTCTTCCGGGGAGAGCTCAGCACATACTGATCTCAACAAATTTTTTTAAAAAATAGTCTAGCCCCAAGGCAGTAGCTATCTCAGGATATTTTTCAGCCTCTCCACAATAAGGCGGAAGATATCTGCGGCAGGTGTATCTCCCTCCACGAAGGTCTGGCCGGCATCGCCCAGTGAGCAGACCTGGGGATCAATGGGAATGGATCCCAGAAATCTCACATTCATCTCCTCTGCCATTCTCTCCCCGCCGCCGCTCTGAAAGATATCGATCCGTTGATGGCAGTGGGGACACATAAGGCCCGCCATGTTCTCGATAATTCCAATAACAGGAAGCTTCATCGTCTTGACCATATTCACTGCTTTGCGGGAGTCAAGCAAAGAGACCTCCTGAGGAGTGGTGACAATTATCGCTCCAGCCAGGTCGGGGATGAGCTGCACCACGCTTAAAGGCTCGTCGCTGGTGCCTGGTGGGAGGTCTATGATCAGAAAATCGAGTTCTCCCCAGTCTACATCCTGGATGAACTGCTTGATGGCGGCCATCTTCATCGGCCCCCTCCACACCACGGGCGAGTCGGGGCTGGATAGAACTAGGGCCATGGAGGCTGCCTTGATGCCGCCGGCATCGGCAGGTCTTATCCCCTCCTCCCCCAGCACCAGACTACGATCCTCAATTCCCAGGAGCTTTGGAATATTGGGGCCGGTGATATCGGCGTCCAGAATGCCGACCTTAAATCCATCCAGCAAGAGGGCCCGGGCGAGGTTGACCGATACCGTGCTCTTGCCTACTCCACCCTTGCCGCTGGCGATGATGATATTATGTTTGATCTTGCTCCCCGGGTCAACTTCGCATGTGACTGCTTCGCCGCTATTCCGGCTGGGGCAGGTGCCCTGATGAGTGCATGTCTCGCAATTTTCATTATTCTCCGTCATCGAAAACCATCCATTTGAGGATTTTTAGTTATCCTCTGCCACGGCTTTTGCTTCCCAGAAAGCAGAGCTTTCCTCCTTCGATCCTTCTGGTGATCAGACCATCGTGCTCCAGGATCTTGCAGTATTTGATGGCATCGCTATCAGTAAGATCATGAAGGCGGCAGATCTCCTCCAGGGTAGAGGGCGAGCGGCATAAGCTGTCCAGGATTCTGTTGCGAATATCAACCGGGACCCTCCAGTCCCAGTCGGGAATCAGCTCAGCTCCTGGGAAGATCTCCAGCATCCGAACCATCTCCTCCTCGCTCAGGGGTCGGACCGGCTCTGCCGGAGTCCTGAC
Proteins encoded in this window:
- a CDS encoding ABC transporter permease — encoded protein: MLIALWETAAFLIDDRLILPSFSQVVFAFMENWRSILLDDLPVSALHFAIGMAGGLLIALPIGMIMGWFKFLDSIFDPIVEILRPIPPLAWIPFAIIWFGITNTAAGFIIFIGAVFPILTNTYMGFKSLPRVYVESAKVLGATKDLDLIRYVALPYSLPSIAAGIRIAMGIAWMCLVAAEMFGVSKNGLGFKIWDSYGHYRMDEVFMYMIVLGLLGLAIDRTFRYVVEERMLKWQVGLTQ
- a CDS encoding methionine adenosyltransferase, giving the protein MKRNIKVERLNQRPLEQQEIELVERKGIGHPDSVADGLAESISRALCQEYLDRFGAVLHHNTDKTQIVAGRSKPAFGGGEVICPLYILLTGRATRVFKEEEIPVDTIAIKAARKLLVESLSNLDVNNHVILDAKIGMGSSDLRDVFGRKVPSANDTSFGVGYAPLSQTENIVYNTERELMNLKKSIPAIGEDIKVMGMRQGDEINLTIACALVDRYVANMKEYADTKREIVEHVIDFAKQFTSRRVFAQMNVADNIEEGSVYITVTGTSAEMGDDGAVGRGNRANGLITPNRPMSLEATCGKNPINHVGKIYNLLSIEAAKQIAAEVQGIEEVYIKILSQIGKPIDEPHIASVQIVPKEGVDIKSLQDGATEILDEWLGSIPKLQQMLFRGELSTY
- a CDS encoding Mrp/NBP35 family ATP-binding protein translates to MTENNENCETCTHQGTCPSRNSGEAVTCEVDPGSKIKHNIIIASGKGGVGKSTVSVNLARALLLDGFKVGILDADITGPNIPKLLGIEDRSLVLGEEGIRPADAGGIKAASMALVLSSPDSPVVWRGPMKMAAIKQFIQDVDWGELDFLIIDLPPGTSDEPLSVVQLIPDLAGAIIVTTPQEVSLLDSRKAVNMVKTMKLPVIGIIENMAGLMCPHCHQRIDIFQSGGGERMAEEMNVRFLGSIPIDPQVCSLGDAGQTFVEGDTPAADIFRLIVERLKNILR